The Roseovarius indicus genome has a segment encoding these proteins:
- the rsmA gene encoding 16S rRNA (adenine(1518)-N(6)/adenine(1519)-N(6))-dimethyltransferase RsmA — translation MSAIDTLPPLREVIATHGLSARKALGQNFLLDLNLTAKIARAAGDLAGSDVLEIGPGPGGLTRGLLAEGARKVLAVEKDSRCIPALEEIAAACPGRLQIIEGDALEVDPLAHLTPPIRIAANLPYNVGTELLVRWLTPKDWPPFWESLTLMFQREVAERIVAQPGGKAYGRLAVLAQWRCDARIVMSLPPGAFSPPPKVSSAVVHLTALPAPRYPANPKILQDVVARAFNQRRKMLRAALKGLGPDIEDRLLAAGIKPTDRAEVVSLEQFCALARGFEG, via the coding sequence ATGAGCGCAATCGACACCCTGCCGCCCCTGCGCGAGGTCATCGCCACGCACGGGCTCTCCGCCCGCAAGGCGCTGGGGCAGAACTTCCTGCTGGATCTGAACCTGACCGCCAAGATCGCCCGTGCGGCCGGCGACCTGGCCGGGTCGGACGTGCTGGAGATCGGGCCGGGGCCCGGTGGGTTGACCCGGGGGTTGCTGGCCGAGGGCGCGCGCAAGGTGCTGGCGGTGGAGAAGGACAGCCGCTGCATCCCCGCGCTCGAGGAGATCGCCGCCGCCTGCCCGGGCCGGCTGCAGATCATCGAGGGCGACGCGCTGGAGGTGGACCCGCTGGCGCATCTGACCCCGCCCATCCGGATCGCGGCCAACCTGCCCTATAACGTCGGCACCGAGCTTCTGGTGCGCTGGCTGACGCCGAAGGACTGGCCGCCGTTCTGGGAGAGCCTGACGCTGATGTTCCAGCGCGAGGTGGCCGAGCGGATCGTGGCGCAACCGGGCGGCAAGGCCTATGGGCGGCTGGCGGTGCTGGCGCAGTGGCGCTGCGATGCGCGGATCGTGATGAGCCTGCCGCCGGGGGCGTTCTCGCCCCCGCCGAAGGTATCGAGCGCGGTGGTGCATCTGACCGCCCTGCCCGCGCCGCGTTACCCGGCCAACCCGAAGATATTGCAGGACGTGGTGGCCCGCGCCTTCAACCAGCGCCGCAAGATGCTGCGGGCGGCGCTGAAGGGGCTGGGCCCGGATATCGAGGACCGGCTGCTGGCGGCGGGGATCAAGCCCACCGACCGGGCCGAGGTGGTGTCCCTGGAGCAGTTCTGCGCGCTGGCGCGGGGGTTCGAGGGGTAG
- a CDS encoding 1-deoxy-D-xylulose-5-phosphate synthase, protein MRHADHWREKLDQDAALPKAFRLSRSRIMYIESKSDGLEGEAVVGRVYFSKSGKTLYYKGLRFQSLKGAGFKANYFDIETGDFYWISGPRKDQNDRLYGGNRGVLVDDDVRDEYLALIR, encoded by the coding sequence ATGAGACATGCCGATCATTGGCGGGAAAAACTCGATCAGGACGCAGCGCTTCCGAAGGCGTTCCGCCTGTCGCGGTCGCGCATCATGTATATCGAGTCGAAATCCGATGGGCTTGAAGGAGAGGCAGTCGTCGGTCGCGTGTATTTCTCGAAGTCCGGCAAGACTCTCTATTACAAGGGCCTTCGCTTCCAAAGCCTGAAGGGGGCCGGTTTCAAGGCGAACTATTTTGACATCGAGACCGGAGATTTCTACTGGATCTCGGGGCCCCGAAAAGATCAGAACGACAGGCTCTACGGAGGGAACCGAGGTGTCCTTGTCGATGATGACGTGCGCGACGAGTACCTGGCGCTCATTCGTTAG
- a CDS encoding DUF4167 domain-containing protein has protein sequence MRSSKSRSRNKSNRNRSMGNVVNRVFDSSGPEGKVRGTPQQIIDKYNQLARDAQLSGDRVAAENFQQHAEHYLRLLGSAQKEQDAKREEQERQNRERQAERDRERAKRQEREMNGGEMVEDDQPQQPQHRNDQPSQGEGKSKKQQRSDVLETSGDEPDSGLVETPESKSKDGGSGKQDKPQEKAEEKPQEKPKRTRKPRTPKPKATDDGGDGGDGGDKGPNSQEAAE, from the coding sequence ATGAGATCATCCAAGTCACGTTCGCGGAACAAGTCGAACCGCAATAGATCGATGGGCAATGTGGTCAACCGGGTTTTCGACAGCTCGGGGCCCGAGGGCAAGGTGCGTGGCACCCCTCAGCAGATCATCGATAAATACAACCAGCTGGCGCGCGACGCGCAGCTGTCGGGCGACCGTGTGGCCGCCGAGAACTTCCAGCAGCATGCCGAGCATTACCTGCGCCTCCTGGGCTCGGCCCAGAAGGAGCAGGACGCCAAGCGCGAAGAGCAGGAACGCCAGAACCGCGAACGCCAGGCCGAGCGCGACCGCGAGCGCGCCAAGCGGCAGGAACGCGAAATGAACGGCGGCGAAATGGTCGAGGACGACCAGCCGCAGCAGCCGCAACACCGGAACGACCAGCCGTCGCAGGGCGAGGGCAAGTCGAAGAAGCAGCAACGCTCCGACGTTCTGGAAACCAGCGGCGACGAGCCCGACAGCGGCCTTGTCGAAACGCCCGAAAGCAAGTCGAAAGACGGCGGATCGGGCAAGCAGGACAAGCCGCAGGAGAAGGCGGAAGAAAAGCCGCAGGAAAAACCCAAGCGCACCCGCAAACCGCGCACGCCCAAGCCCAAGGCCACCGATGACGGCGGCGATGGCGGGGACGGCGGCGACAAGGGCCCGAACTCGCAGGAGGCGGCGGAGTAG
- the prmC gene encoding peptide chain release factor N(5)-glutamine methyltransferase, with the protein MSRTVGDGLSELRGKLAAAGIESSAREARRIMAAALGVAPDRVSLMQTDPLPHAAEDRLSGMAARRCAREPLAHILGLRAFYRHEFRVTRHVLDPRPETEVLVEAGLGAPFERVLDLGTGTGCILLSLLAARPGAEGTGTDISEEALAVARENAQGLGVADRCNLLKSDWFSAVEGQFDLIVSNPPYIAAWEMDTLEPELRYEPRGALTDEGDGLTAYRAIAAGAMAHLGPGGRLLLEIGWRQGPDVSEILRAAGFDSLRILSDLDGRDRVVSAARTLSGP; encoded by the coding sequence GTGAGCCGCACCGTGGGCGACGGCCTGTCGGAGCTGCGCGGCAAGCTGGCCGCGGCGGGCATCGAAAGCTCGGCGCGCGAGGCGCGGCGGATCATGGCCGCGGCCCTGGGCGTGGCGCCTGACCGGGTCAGCCTGATGCAGACCGACCCGTTGCCCCATGCGGCCGAAGACCGGCTCTCGGGCATGGCCGCGCGCCGCTGCGCGCGTGAGCCGCTGGCGCATATCCTCGGCCTGCGCGCCTTCTACCGCCACGAATTCCGCGTCACCCGCCACGTGCTCGACCCGCGCCCGGAAACGGAAGTGCTGGTCGAGGCCGGGCTGGGCGCGCCGTTCGAGCGGGTGCTCGACCTGGGCACCGGCACGGGCTGTATCCTGCTGTCGCTTCTGGCGGCACGGCCGGGGGCCGAGGGGACGGGCACCGACATCTCGGAAGAGGCGCTCGCGGTGGCGCGGGAAAACGCCCAAGGCCTTGGCGTGGCCGACCGCTGCAACCTGCTGAAATCCGACTGGTTTTCCGCCGTCGAGGGGCAGTTCGACCTGATCGTCTCGAACCCGCCCTATATCGCCGCGTGGGAGATGGATACGCTGGAGCCGGAACTGCGTTACGAGCCGCGCGGGGCGCTGACGGATGAGGGCGACGGGCTCACCGCCTACCGCGCCATCGCCGCGGGCGCGATGGCACATCTCGGGCCCGGCGGCCGCCTGCTGCTCGAGATCGGCTGGCGGCAGGGGCCCGACGTCTCGGAAATCCTGCGGGCGGCGGGCTTTGACAGCCTGCGCATTCTGTCCGACCTCGATGGCCGCGACCGGGTGGTCAGCGCGGCCCGCACCCTCTCGGGGCCGTGA
- the prfA gene encoding peptide chain release factor 1, with product MVPLDKLNEITQRFEYLEAKMAEGGGDIARLGREYAELRPVVEEIRAYRQLLDDLEGAEAMLDDPEMRDLAREEMEALEARKPELEANLQLALLPKDEADNRSVILEIRPGTGGEEAALFASDLLRMYQRHAEMKGWSFEIIEMSQTELGGIKELVAHVKGDGVFARMKYESGVHRVQRVPETESGGRIHTSAATVAVLPEAEDVDIQIDPNALRIDTMRASGAGGQHVNTTDSAVRITHLPTGIVVTSSEKSQHRNREIAMQVLKTRLFDMERQKAHDARSSARAAMVGSGDRSERIRTYNFPQGRMTDHRIGLTLYKLDQIMGGDLDEITDALTADAQATLLAEMEG from the coding sequence ATGGTGCCCTTGGACAAACTGAACGAGATTACGCAGCGCTTCGAGTATCTTGAGGCGAAGATGGCCGAGGGCGGCGGCGATATCGCGCGGCTGGGCCGTGAATATGCCGAGCTGCGCCCGGTGGTCGAGGAAATCCGCGCCTACCGGCAGTTGCTCGACGATCTCGAGGGCGCCGAGGCGATGCTCGACGACCCCGAGATGCGCGACCTGGCCCGCGAGGAGATGGAGGCGCTCGAGGCGCGCAAGCCCGAGCTGGAAGCCAACCTGCAACTGGCCCTGCTGCCCAAGGACGAGGCCGACAACCGCTCGGTCATCCTCGAGATCCGTCCCGGCACGGGCGGCGAGGAGGCGGCGCTGTTCGCCAGCGACCTGCTGCGCATGTACCAGCGCCATGCCGAGATGAAGGGCTGGAGTTTCGAGATCATCGAGATGAGCCAGACCGAGCTGGGCGGGATCAAGGAGCTGGTGGCCCATGTGAAGGGCGACGGGGTCTTTGCCCGGATGAAGTATGAAAGCGGCGTGCACCGGGTGCAGCGGGTGCCCGAAACCGAGAGCGGCGGCCGCATCCACACCTCCGCCGCGACGGTGGCCGTGCTGCCCGAGGCGGAAGATGTCGACATCCAGATCGACCCCAACGCCCTGCGCATCGACACGATGCGCGCCAGCGGGGCCGGGGGCCAGCACGTCAACACCACCGATTCCGCCGTGCGCATCACCCACCTGCCCACCGGCATCGTGGTGACCTCCTCCGAGAAGTCCCAACACCGGAACCGGGAGATCGCCATGCAGGTGCTGAAAACACGGCTCTTCGACATGGAACGGCAGAAGGCCCATGACGCACGCTCCTCGGCCCGCGCCGCGATGGTGGGCTCGGGCGACCGGTCGGAGCGGATCCGCACCTACAACTTCCCGCAAGGGCGGATGACCGACCACCGCATCGGCCTCACGCTCTACAAGCTCGACCAGATCATGGGCGGCGACCTCGACGAGATCACCGACGCGCTCACGGCCGACGCCCAGGCCACTCTCCTGGCGGAGATGGAGGGGTGA
- a CDS encoding DUF1499 domain-containing protein, with amino-acid sequence MRIVVIVLLVVLVLAVGLAVYVRVAPSDPDRWHVMPDDVTDRDLEGGAMRVVDAGEGGLARLHEIITDTPRTTVLAGSVEEGMITYVTRSKVFGFPDYTTVQQSGGKIRLYGRLRFGKSDLGVNAKRVDGWLNRFRQG; translated from the coding sequence ATGCGCATAGTCGTCATCGTTCTGCTTGTGGTGCTGGTGCTGGCCGTGGGGCTGGCCGTCTACGTGCGGGTGGCGCCGTCTGACCCCGACCGCTGGCACGTGATGCCCGACGACGTGACCGACCGTGACCTCGAAGGGGGCGCGATGCGGGTGGTCGACGCGGGCGAGGGGGGCCTCGCCCGGCTGCACGAAATCATCACCGATACGCCCCGCACCACGGTGCTCGCAGGCTCGGTCGAAGAGGGCATGATCACCTATGTCACCCGCTCGAAGGTTTTCGGCTTTCCCGATTACACCACGGTGCAGCAATCCGGCGGCAAGATCCGCCTCTACGGCCGCCTGCGCTTCGGCAAGTCAGATCTGGGAGTGAACGCCAAGCGCGTTGACGGGTGGCTGAACCGGTTCCGACAGGGATGA